The nucleotide window CATCCTTTTTCTTACTCTGCATATCCCTTCTTGCGCTGCCCAAATTGATCAAGGGAAAGATCTCGAGAATCAACTAAAAGGCCAGACCTTATTACTTCGCACCAACTACGAGCCGGATAAGCTTGCCTTCGACGCGCAGGGCGATTTGAAAAGTGCCCTCGTACCCAGCCTCTTTTACTGGAGCGGAGTACAAGTCCAAAGCATTGAACTCTCTTCCAAAGAGCTTCGAATCAAGGGGCATCGCGCTCTACTACTCATTCCGATCAGCTCCGATCAACCGCCTGTTATCAACGATGTCCGAGCTATACCCCTCGAAAAACACGCCGTTGAAATCACAATCGAACGGGATCCCACACATCCCGAAAGGTTAAATCCTGCGTTTCATCATGTCTTTGCTACTAGCGTGAATGATGCACTTTCAGATAAGACACCGAAAGAAGCCACGGCAACACTGCTCAGTCTTCCCTCTATTGCACCTGTTTCCTCGCTTAATCTCGCCGCATGCATAATCTTCGGTCAACCGGCAGGGCAGGAATTAGCAAAAGCGAGTAAAGATATAACCGCTCCACGGATAGTCCATGACGTTGATCCAATTCCTACGCGAGAAGCCATCCTTAGACACATGGGCGGCACTGTTGTTCTGAGCACTATCATCGACACGGAAGGCCGTCCCACCTGCACTCGAATCGCTCATCCACTAGAGCCGGGGCTCGACCTGAATGCCCTCATCGCCGTGAGCCAATATCGATTTATTCCGGCAAAAAAGTTGGGGAACCCCATTCCCGTCCGAGTGAATATCCAAGTCAACTTTAGGGCTGAATAGGCCGCGTCAACTATTCAAGAGCACTTAGCCATTGCCACATCCTCAGTAACGCCTCTTCCTTATCCGCGGTCATCTCCACAACCCGATGCGGCTCCGCAATCGGCTCCCATTGTGCCTTCACCGCGCGATAGAGTTCAGGTGTGCGGTTCCGTGCAGGATGTTCCGACTGCTGTTGCGCCAGCCGTGCTTCGGCCACCTCATCCGCACAGACAACATGCACCAGCCGCCAGCGCGCGCCAGCAGCCTCCGCTGCATGAATCGCCGCCTCGCGCTGTACCTGCGAGCGATAGGTGCGTCCATCGAGCAGGATGATCTGGGCCGAGCCTATGCGAGTGAGGTATGCCGCCGCGTCGTAGACAGCAGCCATGCACAGGTCATCCTGCTCACGGCTGTAGTCGGTCAGAGCTCCGGGAAACAGTGCCGCCCGAACCTGATCCTTATCGAGAATGGCGGCGGAGAAACCAGCTTTCTTCGCATGGGCCACAAGCGCCCGGGCCAGCGTGCTCTTGCCTGCTCCAGGGAGCCCGGCCAGGATTACCCACGTCGTCTTCTTCCCACTCAATCCGCGCTATCCTTCGGCTCCCACAGCTCTACCCGGTTCCCTTCCGGATCGGTGAACCATCCGAAATTACCGTAGTCGTGCCGATCGCGCTTCGGATCCACTTCGACGCCGGCTGCGATGAGTGCATCCAGCAGGGGATCGAGCGCATCCACCTGAAAATTCAGCATCGCCGGCTGCCGCTCCGGAAAGTACTTCGACGCCTGAGGAAAGAAAGACACCACGAGCGAGGCCCGTTGCGCCTCAGCAGGCAACAGGAAACAGCCATGCTCGCGCTTCAGCCCCAGGTGCTGCTCGTACCACGCATACAGTGTCTCTGGATCACGCGCCCGCAAAAACGCGCCTCCCAACCCTGTCACCTTCGCCATAATTTCCCCTCCGACCAGCGTGTAAGCCCTCGTCCTGACCTCTTATAGAAAGCGATCTAGCGTCGGACCGCAATCTTATCCCTTAACATGACAAAAAATTCAATTTTCCTGCGTCCTTCTTTCCGCGTCGCTCGTCTAGGTTGTTAGAGTTCCCATCGCTGGAAATTTGTTGAAAGGAACTCTCCCTTGGGGTTGGTGTGTTCGGGCCGTTCTTTCTGCTCATCCTGAACGCACCGATCTCCCCCCTTGCGGTTTCTCTGTCTCTACCCCTGAGAAAGTTTCTCCGCTCGCAGCGACGGCCACTCCGGCGTCCGTTTCTCCAGAAACGAGCGCACACCTTCGTGGAAATCCGCAGTCAATCGCGCTTCGGCATTGGCCGCGATCGCCGCTGTCAGCCCGGCATCCAACTCTGCGCGGCCGTACTCATTCATCAGGCGCTTGGTGGCCTGCATCGCGGCGGGACTATTGCGCAGCAGGCAGACGGCCAGCCTTCGCGCCTCTTCCATTAATTCCGTCTCGGGCACAATCCGCGTCACCAGCCCCAGGTCCAGAGCTTCGACAGCCTTGATCTGACGCCCGCTCAGCAGCAGGTCACGCGACCGCTTATCTCCGATCTGCGTGCGCAGAAAGGCGGAGACTACGGCCGGGATAAATCCGATTTTGACCTCTGAGTAGCCGAAGCGGGCCTCAGGCACGGCCAGCGTCATGTCGCAGACCGTGGCCAGCCCCATGCCTCCGGCCACGGCTGCTCCGTTCACCGCTGCAATGGTCGGCCGAGGCAACTCGTAGAGCGTGCGCAGCAATCGCGCAATCGCTTCTGATTCCTGCCGGTGCTCTTCGGTCGTCCGCTGCTCCATCGTTGCCAGGTGATCGAGATCGAGCCCAGCACAGAATGACTGTCCTGCACCGGTCAGGATCACCACACCGCAGCGCTCATCCGCTGCGGCTTCGAGGAGCGCCGAGGTCAGCTCCTCCACCATCACCGGATTCAGCGCGTTGCGGCGCTCCGGACGGTTGAGCGTAAGAACCCGTACATGGCCCTCGCTCTTCGACAAGATGGTTGTGCATGCATGCATGAAGACCTCCCGCGAGAATGACAGGAGAGTCTAACACCTGGGCTGCTTCGCGCAGGGCGATTCGCCTTCGGCCTCCGCTCCCGCTGGTCGCGAGTCTAAACGGTGACCGACGCAAGCCGCTTCAGTGGCTTCCGATAAGCACGCAAATACCGCATCCAGCACCCTATTGCGCTGCCGTTCCGAACTTCTGCCCGATTCCCTGGCTTACGCGAATCAGGCTGTCCAGCGGCTCGAGCTTTGGCAGCTCCGCGCCCAGACGTGCCAGTTCCGCCAGCACCGTCTCAGTGGCGATATTCCCCACCAGCGCATCCTGCGCGAAGGGACAGCCGCCGATGCCGCCGATCACCGAGTCGAAGCGGCGGCAGCCGGCCTCATAGGCTGCGCGCACCTTTTCGGCCGCAGCCTCGGGCCGCGCATGCAGATGCACGCCCAGCTCGATCTCATCCGCCAGCGAGGTGCGTACCTCGGCAAAGAGCGTGCCCACCTGCTCCGGTGTTGCAAGTCCCACGGTATCCGCAAGCGAAATCTGCTCGATCCCGGTATCGGCCAGCAGTTCACAGGCGGCGATCACCTCACCCACGTCCCATGTATCGCCATAAGGATTGCCGAAGGCCATTGATACATACACAGCCAGCCCCAATCCGGCCTTGTAGGCAGCCTCGCCCACCGCATCCAGCGCGTCGATGCTCTCCTCCGGGGTCTGGTTCTGATTGCGGCGCAGAAACTCCGGTGAAATCGAATAGGGAAACCCGAGCGTGGTGACGGCATTCGTCGCGATCGCCCGTTCTGCGCCTTTCTTGTTCACCACGATGCCGATAATCTCCACATCCCTGGGAGCCTCGGCAAAGGCCAGCACCTGCTCGGCATCGGCCATCTGCGGAACGGCCTTGGGTGAGACGAACGACACTGCGTCCACGTGCTTGAATCCCGCCGCGAAGAGCAGTTTCAGATAATCCGCCTTGATTTCGACAGGAATCGGTTTCGGCAGCCCCTGCCAGGCATCGCGCGGACACTCGATCAGCTTGACCTGATTGGAAATACGGCTTGTCATTGCACCTCCTGCATGTGCGGCGCTCCCTGCAAATGTGCCAGCAGGAACAGCACAAACACTCCCAGCAGATGCATGACCGCTGCCGAGCCGAAGGCTGTAACCACGCCACGTGAGCGCAAGGTGAGCATCATGAGCAGACCATAGAGGGGAAACTGGGCATACATCATTCCCTGCGAGAAGGCATCCGACAGCTCACTCGAAAGCCCCAGCACCGGATTCTTCAGCAGCAATACATACGGATAGAGAAGCCGCAGAGCCGCCGGCCCTCCCAGGGCAAAAATACTTGCAAAATGCACGGCCACCGGCGTCACCACAATGCCCAGAACCACAGGCCACCAACGTAGCCATCCGCTCTTGCCTTTCGCGCGCGAACCCTTTCGCCGCTTATTCTTTGTCGATGCAGGAGACATAAGCGACAGGATACTAAAGTTAGCTGTGCTTGATTCCATTCGCTATGGCACGCCTGTTTCAGGTCTGCAGAATCCCCGGATTGAACTTTGCGACCTCGGGGTTCAGGGCCGCGGCTTCAAGCGCGGTCAGAATCATATCGCGGGTCTTTGCCGGATCGATCACTGCGTCTATCCAGAGCCGCGCCGCGGCATAGCGGCAATCGCTCTGCTCTTCGTAGGTCGCGCGGATCGAGGCCTCGAGCTCCTTCTTCTCCTCATCGCTCAGCTTGCGGCCGCCGCGCTCGAGCTGGCGCACCTTGATTTCAACCAGCGTCGAGGCTGCCGAAGCGCCGCTCATCACTGCGTAACGGGCCGTGGGCCACGCGAAGACAAAGCGCGGATCATAGGCCTTGCCACACATGGCGTAATGCCCTGCCCCGAAGGAGCCGCCAACAATCACAGTGATCTTCGGAACTGTCGAATTGGAGACGGCGGTCACCATCTTCGCCCCGGCGCGGATGATTCCGCTCCACTCCGCATCGCGCCCGACCATGAAGCCGTTCACGTCATGCAGAAAGATCAGCGGCACCAGGTTCTGATTGCAGTCGAGGATGAAGCGCGCCGCCTTCTCCGCGCTCTCGGCGTAGATCACGCCTCCGAACTCGACTCGCTTCTCGCCTGTGTGGCTGGTCTGCGGCTGCGAGATCTTCTGGTTGGCGACGATGCCAACGGCGAAACCACCGATATGCGCATAACCGCAGATCACCGTGCGCCCATATTCAGGCCGGTACTCGTCGAACTCGCTACGGTCCACAATCCGGGCAATGACTTCGTGCATATCGTAGCTGTTCACCGCTGCCCTTGCCGGATCGGGATCGAGCAAGGCATAGAGATCCTCGGCCGCGTACTTCGGCGCGTCTACTTTTGCGTCGAAAGCGGCCCTTGCGAATGGAGCCCCCGGCCGCTGCCCGATCTTTGCGACCAGAGATCGTAACCGTGCCAGGCACAAATGATCGTTCGGCTCCTTGAAGTCGACCGTGCCGGATATCTCGGCGTGCATGGCCGCGCCGCCCAGCTCTTCCGCGCTGTATTTCTGACCGATGGCCGCCTGCACCAGCGCCGGTCCGGCGAGAAACAGCCCGCTGCCCTCAGTCATCAGCACGGTATCGGTCATCACCGGCAGATACGCACCTCCCGCCACGCACATGCCCATGATCGCCGTTATCTGCGGAATGCCCATGGCCGACATCACGGCGTTGTTGCGGAAGATGCGCCCGAAATCGTCCTGATCGGGAAAAACATCCTCCTGCAACGGCAGAAAGACACCGGCGGAATCCACGAGGTAGAGCGTGGGGATACGGTTCTCCATGGCGATGGTCTGCGCCCGCAGCACCTTCTTCGCCGTCATGGGAAAGAACGCCCCGGCCTTCACCGTCGCATCGTTGGCAATAATCATGCAGAGCCGACCGCTTACACGTCCCAGGCCGGTGACCACGCCGGCCGAGGGCGCGCCGCCCCACTCCTCATACATGCCGAAGGCAGCAAAGAGGCCGAGTTCGACGAACTCCGTCCCGGCATCAAGCAGCAGGCTCACCCTTTCGCGCGCGGTGAGCCGCTTCTTCGTGTGCTGCGCCTCGATGGATTTCTTTCCACCGCCCTCGCGGATAGCGCCTTCCTCAAGACGCAGTTCGGCCAGCCGCGCCAGCATGGCAGAAGAGTGCTGCTTCATGCGCGGAGCATTACGGTCAAGCTTTGAGGGGATCGTGTTATCAAGAACCGTGTGATTCGGGCGGGAAGAATTTTCGGCAGCCATAAGCGACCGGCCAGCATAGCACGCTGCCGTCATCTCCGGCTGCTGCCGTTACCGCGCGGCGCGATCCGGCGTCCATCGCACGAAAGAAACCGCAGGCATGGGCAGGTCGAACTCGATGACAGCTTCTCCCTGCGCATCGGCTGCAATCTGCGCATTCGGCACCAGCGTCTGCAGTGCGTCTCTCTGGTGCAGCACGCGCATCTCTGCCGCGTCCGGCCATTTCGGGCTGCCCATCGAGAGCCATGCCCCATGCACGTTCGAGTGCGTGTTGTCGATGCGATCATGCTCAACCGTATAGGTCTGTCCAGGCGCCAGTCCTTTCACCGTCAGCACTACGTGCCGGTCGAGCGACGGCGCCCCCATCGATTTCGCATGCTCTTCGGTCGCGTTGGCCAGCAACACCGTAATCGCGCCGCCATCGCGCGTGGCCACGCCTTGTACCAACCCGCCGTAACCGTCACCTGAGCCGGTCATCGCGACATGCTCCGTCCCCATGCGGTGCAACTCGTAGAGCGCCCAGTATCTCGCCTTGCGCAAACCGTCGAGGCCGATCATCCCAAAGCCGCCATGGAAGAGTGCCTTCGGGTTACCGCTCTCTTCGAAGTAGTCGCTCGCGGTCCAGCAGCTGATCAGGGTGACCTGTTCCAGGCTGTCGAGCAGGCCATGCACGGTCACGGCTGCCGAATAGGCCGTGTCATTCACGGCATCGCCGTACTCAGCCGAAACACCCCACTCCGTGAAATACACGGGCACATCTCCAAGGCCGTAGCGGCGCAGCAGCGGGCGGTAATCGGAGACCGGCAGGTAGTAGTTGTGCATGTCGAGGAAGTCAAATGGGACGTGATTTCCGCCGGTTGCGTAATCTTCGGTCGTGATGTGGCGGAGAAACGGCTCCTGATAGGTGGTGAAGGCCACCACCGGACCACCGATCTTCAGATGCGGATCGACCGACTTGATCCCTGCCGCGGCGTAATCGTAGAGATGGAAGTATTCGTCCATCGTGCCGCTCCAGAAATTCGGTGTGATCTTCAGGTCCGGCTCATTCCACACCTCGAAAGGCCACGTCTCCACTTCCTCGCGCCCATAGCGATCGATGAGGTGCTGCGCCAGCGCCGCCACCAGAGCCTGCCACTTTGCATAATCGCTGGGTGGTGAGCTGATGCCTTTATAGGTAAAGACCGTCGTCGCGCCCGGATGCTCGGCCAGCGCACGCGGCATAAAGGTCAGTTCCACAAAGGGACGCATGCCGTCGGCGCGCACCATGTCATAGAGCTGATCCACCTTGCTCCAGTTGTAGCGGGCATGGCCCTGCGCGTCCTCGGTGTAAACACTGGGATCGTCCATCAGGATGCCGTGCGCCCGCACGTAGCGCATGCCCAGCGTCTCGTGCGCCAGCTTATTCCCTGCGCGCAGACCGGCTCCGGCGTTGGGCATGTGCTTGTTGATATCTCCCTTGAGCATGTAGCTGAGGTGCTCGGAGCCAAAGGCCGTCTCCCACTTATGCGCGAAGACGCCCGCATCCTGTGCCGCATCCACGTCGATGTGCACCACCGGTTCCGCCCCGCGTATCCCCTGAGCCGTGGCGGAGGCGGTCGCACCAGCCGGACTCCACGCACTGCCATCATTCGCACGCACGCGGTAGTAGTAGGTTGTGCCAGGACGAATGTCCGTATCGACAAACGGAGGCCGTGGGAGACGGCCGAATGGCTCACCCGGATAAGCGCGTTCCAGAAGGTTCTGAAGAAAGACGGGCGCTGCTCCATACGCCGAGCTGACCAGCGCGAATGGACCATGCGCGTGGGTACTGCGCTGCACCTGGTAGCCGATTGCGTTCTCCACCGGCGTCCACGTTACCGTGATCTGTCCACGCCCTGCGTCCGCCGCGACACCATTCACCGGAGCGAGGATCTTTGACTGCGGCAGCGATGGCGGAGGCAGATAGCGAATCCACAGGTAGGCCACGCCCAGCACAAGCACGGCTGCACCTGCCACGATCAACAGAGCCCAGAATACGCGCCGCCACCATTGCCCCACGCCCGCTCAGCCTCCTGCTTTCACACTATCTGTATTGCGTGCAGCCACGGTTACGATCCGGTGACTTCCCCTTTCAGCCCCAGAGCTTCGGCATTCGCCTGCATGGCTTTGAGGCAGAAGGCAATGTGTTCATCGAGCGGTACGCCCAACTCCTCCGCTCCCAGGTACACGTCTTCGCGATGGACACCGCGGGCAAAGGCCTTGTCCTTCAGCTTCTTCTTCACCCCCGCAACATCCACATCAAAGATCGACTTTGTAGGTTTTACCAAAGCGCAGGCAGTCAAAAAGCCGGAAAGCTCATCACATGCAAAGAGAGCTTGATCGAGATGCGTCACCCGCGGCACACCAGAATAGGTCGCGTGGCCAAGGATGGCGGTCCGAATCTCTTCCGGCCAGCCTTGTTCTACAAGCACGCGATTGCCGGCAAAGGGATGCTCTTCGAGTGAAGGATGCCGTTCGTAGTCGAAGTCATGCAACAACCCGGTGATGGCGTAGCGCTCTATGAGGGCCTCACGCTCAGGACTACTCAGCCCTCGTACTTCGGCCTCCCGCTCACCATAGGCACGCAGGCAGGTTTCGACACCGAGCGCATGCTTCCGCAGGCTGGCGGACTGCGTCCATTCCGTCAACAACTCCCAGGCTCGACTCCTCGAATATCCATTTGCGATTGTCATTTACTATTCCATTTAAGTTTTCTTATTTGGTTTTCTCCGGGTTTCTTCCGGTTTTCTTTGGTTGAATCACAGTTTTCACTTGACAATGAAGATACCTCGAATGCATCCTCATGACAGTTGCCGCGGAAGTGCCGATAGACCCAGCAGTTCCACGGCTTCAAGAGAAGCCCGCTCTGGCTCTCTGCTACAACATATGGCAACTACCTTAGCTACCGTCGAGGCGCGTGAGGTACTACGTTGCGAGCATTGCAGTCTCGTGCAGTTCCGCACCGCGAACTCGCTCTGCCGCCGCTGCCACAAGCCTTTAGAGGTTGACGAACCCGAGCCGCAAACGCCGCATCTGGTTGTCGCTTCCGCATCCACCCATCAACAGGACGACATCGATGTAGCCCGCGCCGTACGCGAGATTCGTCAATCCCGCGGTATGAGCCAGCGTCAGCTTGCAGGCCGCATGCAGGTTCCTCGCACCTACATCTCGAAGATCGAAAACGGCAAGGCCATGCCTACGCTCTCCTCGCTCGAGCGCCTTGCACTCGCGCTTCAGGTGGACGTCTGTGCCCTGCTCCGTGATGCCCGCAGCCGCCGCCAGGCTGAGACCAACGCCATCTTTGCCGATCCGTTCCTGGCCGAGATTGCGTCGCTCATGCCTCGCATCGATGCTTTCCAGAAATCCATGTTCCTGAACCAGGTGCGTGAGATGGCCTCGGGTCGTCGCCGTACCCAGGCCGCCAGCTAACCTTCACTTGTTTCCCGCAGCGCTGCGCAACCGGCGCCGCTGCGTCTGTCTGTAGTTTTGTCAGGAGTATCTGTCTTGCGTCGATTTGACCCCGCCGACCACCCGAGCGCCGATATCTACAAGCTCATGACCGGGGCCATTGTGCCGCGTCCTATCGCCTTCGTCTCGACCGTGGACGCCGAAGGCATCGCCAATCTTGCGCCGTTCAGCTATTTCACAGCCTGCAGCTCGAATCCGCCCGTGGTGTGTTTCTGCACCACTGTGCGCATCGGTGCGCACCCATATAAGGACACGCTCAGCAACGTTCGTGCTACCGGCGAGTTCGTAGTCAATATCGTCTCCGAAGAGTTCGCTGAGAAGATGAATGCGACCTCGGCCGAGGTCGCCCCGGAGATCGATGAGTTTGAACTCTCCGGGTTAACACCGATTCCAAGCGAACTGGTGCGCCCGCCTCGTGTTGCCGAGAGCCACGTCCACATGGAGTGCCGTCTCCGCCAGGAGCTCATCATCAGCGATCAGCCGAACGGCGGCATCCTGGTCTTTGGTGACGTGCTCCGCTTCCACGTGGATGAGGCCGTGCTCGACGGCAATAAGATCGACCCGGGCCTGCTGCGTGCCATCGGCCGCATGGGCGGCCCCACCTACATCCGTACCCGCGATCGCTTCGATATGGCGCGGCCGAAATAATAAAGTCGGAAGCAGTACCTGAGCATGTCCCTCACCGCAGCTTGATCCGCCTGCGATATCATTACCCTGCGCGTAGCCGCGTGCTACGGTCAGGCATGCGGGGGGAACAAGCCTCCCGCATCCTTCCTTCCCCCGTTATCATGGAGATTGGAACGTAACCGCGCCGATGCGGAGCTCTTTCGCTCCGGCCGCCAATACGAGATAGAGGTTCTGGTTGTCCCTGAATTTCAGCCGCGTACATGAGCTTCCTCCCGACGAGCTGGCCGTTTATCGCCGCCTCGATCCGGCCCGCCTGCCCAAGCACGTCGCCATCATCATGGACGGCAATGGCCGCTGGGCCGGTAAGCGCAGCCTGAAACGCTTCCTCGGGCACCAGCAGGGCGCCGAATCGGTGCAATATGTCGTCGAAACGGCATCGCGCATCGGCCTGCCCTGGCTCACGCTCTATGCGTTCTCGCTCGAGAACAACCTTCGCCGCCCTCGTCTGGAAGTCAGCTTCCTGATGC belongs to Silvibacterium dinghuense and includes:
- a CDS encoding energy transducer TonB, which gives rise to MRAARWLLILFLTLHIPSCAAQIDQGKDLENQLKGQTLLLRTNYEPDKLAFDAQGDLKSALVPSLFYWSGVQVQSIELSSKELRIKGHRALLLIPISSDQPPVINDVRAIPLEKHAVEITIERDPTHPERLNPAFHHVFATSVNDALSDKTPKEATATLLSLPSIAPVSSLNLAACIIFGQPAGQELAKASKDITAPRIVHDVDPIPTREAILRHMGGTVVLSTIIDTEGRPTCTRIAHPLEPGLDLNALIAVSQYRFIPAKKLGNPIPVRVNIQVNFRAE
- a CDS encoding AAA family ATPase, with product MSGKKTTWVILAGLPGAGKSTLARALVAHAKKAGFSAAILDKDQVRAALFPGALTDYSREQDDLCMAAVYDAAAYLTRIGSAQIILLDGRTYRSQVQREAAIHAAEAAGARWRLVHVVCADEVAEARLAQQQSEHPARNRTPELYRAVKAQWEPIAEPHRVVEMTADKEEALLRMWQWLSALE
- a CDS encoding VOC family protein produces the protein MAKVTGLGGAFLRARDPETLYAWYEQHLGLKREHGCFLLPAEAQRASLVVSFFPQASKYFPERQPAMLNFQVDALDPLLDALIAAGVEVDPKRDRHDYGNFGWFTDPEGNRVELWEPKDSAD
- a CDS encoding enoyl-CoA hydratase/isomerase family protein, with the translated sequence MHACTTILSKSEGHVRVLTLNRPERRNALNPVMVEELTSALLEAAADERCGVVILTGAGQSFCAGLDLDHLATMEQRTTEEHRQESEAIARLLRTLYELPRPTIAAVNGAAVAGGMGLATVCDMTLAVPEARFGYSEVKIGFIPAVVSAFLRTQIGDKRSRDLLLSGRQIKAVEALDLGLVTRIVPETELMEEARRLAVCLLRNSPAAMQATKRLMNEYGRAELDAGLTAAIAANAEARLTADFHEGVRSFLEKRTPEWPSLRAEKLSQG
- a CDS encoding hydroxymethylglutaryl-CoA lyase, yielding MTSRISNQVKLIECPRDAWQGLPKPIPVEIKADYLKLLFAAGFKHVDAVSFVSPKAVPQMADAEQVLAFAEAPRDVEIIGIVVNKKGAERAIATNAVTTLGFPYSISPEFLRRNQNQTPEESIDALDAVGEAAYKAGLGLAVYVSMAFGNPYGDTWDVGEVIAACELLADTGIEQISLADTVGLATPEQVGTLFAEVRTSLADEIELGVHLHARPEAAAEKVRAAYEAGCRRFDSVIGGIGGCPFAQDALVGNIATETVLAELARLGAELPKLEPLDSLIRVSQGIGQKFGTAAQ
- a CDS encoding acyl-CoA carboxylase subunit beta, translating into MKQHSSAMLARLAELRLEEGAIREGGGKKSIEAQHTKKRLTARERVSLLLDAGTEFVELGLFAAFGMYEEWGGAPSAGVVTGLGRVSGRLCMIIANDATVKAGAFFPMTAKKVLRAQTIAMENRIPTLYLVDSAGVFLPLQEDVFPDQDDFGRIFRNNAVMSAMGIPQITAIMGMCVAGGAYLPVMTDTVLMTEGSGLFLAGPALVQAAIGQKYSAEELGGAAMHAEISGTVDFKEPNDHLCLARLRSLVAKIGQRPGAPFARAAFDAKVDAPKYAAEDLYALLDPDPARAAVNSYDMHEVIARIVDRSEFDEYRPEYGRTVICGYAHIGGFAVGIVANQKISQPQTSHTGEKRVEFGGVIYAESAEKAARFILDCNQNLVPLIFLHDVNGFMVGRDAEWSGIIRAGAKMVTAVSNSTVPKITVIVGGSFGAGHYAMCGKAYDPRFVFAWPTARYAVMSGASAASTLVEIKVRQLERGGRKLSDEEKKELEASIRATYEEQSDCRYAAARLWIDAVIDPAKTRDMILTALEAAALNPEVAKFNPGILQT
- a CDS encoding GH39 family glycosyl hydrolase encodes the protein MGQWWRRVFWALLIVAGAAVLVLGVAYLWIRYLPPPSLPQSKILAPVNGVAADAGRGQITVTWTPVENAIGYQVQRSTHAHGPFALVSSAYGAAPVFLQNLLERAYPGEPFGRLPRPPFVDTDIRPGTTYYYRVRANDGSAWSPAGATASATAQGIRGAEPVVHIDVDAAQDAGVFAHKWETAFGSEHLSYMLKGDINKHMPNAGAGLRAGNKLAHETLGMRYVRAHGILMDDPSVYTEDAQGHARYNWSKVDQLYDMVRADGMRPFVELTFMPRALAEHPGATTVFTYKGISSPPSDYAKWQALVAALAQHLIDRYGREEVETWPFEVWNEPDLKITPNFWSGTMDEYFHLYDYAAAGIKSVDPHLKIGGPVVAFTTYQEPFLRHITTEDYATGGNHVPFDFLDMHNYYLPVSDYRPLLRRYGLGDVPVYFTEWGVSAEYGDAVNDTAYSAAVTVHGLLDSLEQVTLISCWTASDYFEESGNPKALFHGGFGMIGLDGLRKARYWALYELHRMGTEHVAMTGSGDGYGGLVQGVATRDGGAITVLLANATEEHAKSMGAPSLDRHVVLTVKGLAPGQTYTVEHDRIDNTHSNVHGAWLSMGSPKWPDAAEMRVLHQRDALQTLVPNAQIAADAQGEAVIEFDLPMPAVSFVRWTPDRAAR
- a CDS encoding HAD family hydrolase, encoding MTIANGYSRSRAWELLTEWTQSASLRKHALGVETCLRAYGEREAEVRGLSSPEREALIERYAITGLLHDFDYERHPSLEEHPFAGNRVLVEQGWPEEIRTAILGHATYSGVPRVTHLDQALFACDELSGFLTACALVKPTKSIFDVDVAGVKKKLKDKAFARGVHREDVYLGAEELGVPLDEHIAFCLKAMQANAEALGLKGEVTGS
- a CDS encoding helix-turn-helix domain-containing protein, with amino-acid sequence MATTLATVEAREVLRCEHCSLVQFRTANSLCRRCHKPLEVDEPEPQTPHLVVASASTHQQDDIDVARAVREIRQSRGMSQRQLAGRMQVPRTYISKIENGKAMPTLSSLERLALALQVDVCALLRDARSRRQAETNAIFADPFLAEIASLMPRIDAFQKSMFLNQVREMASGRRRTQAAS
- a CDS encoding flavin reductase family protein, which gives rise to MRRFDPADHPSADIYKLMTGAIVPRPIAFVSTVDAEGIANLAPFSYFTACSSNPPVVCFCTTVRIGAHPYKDTLSNVRATGEFVVNIVSEEFAEKMNATSAEVAPEIDEFELSGLTPIPSELVRPPRVAESHVHMECRLRQELIISDQPNGGILVFGDVLRFHVDEAVLDGNKIDPGLLRAIGRMGGPTYIRTRDRFDMARPK